A single region of the Halobacteriovorax sp. JY17 genome encodes:
- a CDS encoding HsdR family type I site-specific deoxyribonuclease, whose translation MEETKDIGELERETQDRVVKLFKNELDFEYLGDWQDRPNNSNIEEEYLRKYLESTGEYSENLIKRTIDKLKKLAEVHGDDLYEVNKAFHQLLTHGVDIKEDASSPSEKVHIINWNEPLTNHFAIAEEVTLIEAENKRPDIVLYVNGIALGVLELKRGCVSIDEGVRQSITNQDGKFIKSFFSTIQFIFAGNNSEGLKYGAIGTPEKYYLSWKEDIDDVSRLRLDKYLLKMCNKERFLEFIRDFALFDGGTKKLPRPHQYFGVKAAQENVREQEGGVIWHTQGSGKSITMVLLAKWILRNNHNARVLVITDRTELDEQIEKVFKRAGEKKIYKTSSGKDLMHQLSQPSPSLLCSLVHKFGTSKGEKKKEKEYYDKFIEELKKNPPKVQGDVFVFVDECHRTQSGRLNDVMKAILGDATFIGFTGTPLLKQNKATTKSIFGDYIHTYKFDEAVEDKIVLDLCYEARDVDQEIYAKDKVDKYFEVKTKNLNNYQRSLLKQKWATMQRLHSSRSRHEKIVKDIVFDFDVKQRLSSGRGNAMLVASSIYEATKYYDEFEKTPLKGKCAVITSYQPSKKDLKNEDTGANTETEKTYLFNKYTEILDGKKTSKYESEMKEKFIEKPSEMRLLIVVDKLLTGFDAPSCSYLYIDKSMQDHGLFQAICRVNRLDTDDKDYGFIVDFRDLFNSVKGAIKVYTSEVDEECGDGPSIHERLEKAKKRLDEALEKAKLLCEGVEPPKSALEYQLYFCGNPDDPKELKATEVRRIYLYKAVTALTRAYSSISGELLDAGYSIEEIKEIEDDVNFFLKLKNEIKRASGETLDLKSYEADMRHLMDNYIEAKEPEVISPFSDMSLLTLIKKLGIKEALEQYGEKRANAASTVLRNVRKKLVDDMALDQSFYEKMSKILDELVQKRKEDAITYEAYLQKLADIASTVEDGREDDVPSEIKSKGQVALYNNLNNDVELALKIDSTVKSTAPHKWRGNVAAEQKVMKAIWEVVQDDELLEKVFGIIKANEEY comes from the coding sequence ATGGAAGAAACAAAAGACATTGGAGAGTTGGAAAGAGAAACTCAGGATAGAGTTGTTAAGCTTTTTAAGAATGAGCTTGATTTTGAGTATCTTGGTGACTGGCAAGATAGACCTAATAATAGCAATATTGAAGAAGAATACCTTCGTAAATACCTAGAATCTACTGGTGAATATTCAGAGAACTTAATTAAGAGAACTATTGATAAGCTCAAGAAGCTGGCTGAAGTTCATGGTGATGATTTATATGAAGTAAATAAAGCCTTTCATCAACTTCTTACTCATGGTGTGGATATAAAAGAAGATGCCAGTAGTCCATCTGAGAAAGTTCACATTATTAATTGGAATGAGCCCCTTACAAACCATTTTGCTATTGCAGAAGAAGTTACTCTCATTGAAGCAGAGAATAAGAGACCAGATATCGTTTTATATGTAAATGGTATCGCATTAGGTGTTTTGGAACTTAAAAGAGGATGTGTATCAATTGATGAGGGAGTGAGGCAAAGTATTACCAATCAAGATGGTAAGTTTATCAAATCTTTCTTTTCTACGATTCAATTCATCTTTGCGGGAAATAATTCAGAAGGTCTGAAGTATGGTGCTATTGGAACTCCTGAGAAGTATTATCTGAGCTGGAAAGAAGATATTGATGATGTATCAAGACTTAGACTTGATAAGTATCTACTTAAGATGTGTAACAAAGAACGATTCCTCGAGTTCATTAGAGATTTTGCTTTGTTTGATGGAGGAACAAAGAAACTTCCTAGACCTCACCAGTATTTTGGTGTTAAGGCAGCTCAAGAGAATGTTAGAGAGCAAGAAGGTGGGGTTATTTGGCACACCCAAGGAAGTGGTAAATCCATTACCATGGTTCTCCTTGCCAAGTGGATATTAAGGAATAATCACAATGCTAGAGTTCTTGTCATAACAGATAGAACTGAGCTTGATGAGCAGATTGAGAAAGTTTTCAAAAGGGCCGGTGAAAAGAAGATATATAAAACCTCTAGTGGAAAAGACTTAATGCACCAGCTATCCCAGCCAAGTCCATCCTTATTATGTTCTCTAGTACATAAATTTGGAACTTCAAAAGGTGAGAAGAAAAAAGAGAAAGAATATTACGATAAATTCATTGAAGAATTAAAGAAAAACCCTCCGAAAGTACAGGGAGATGTATTTGTCTTTGTTGATGAATGCCATAGAACTCAAAGTGGCCGCCTGAATGATGTAATGAAGGCCATTCTTGGGGATGCAACCTTTATTGGCTTCACAGGTACTCCATTACTGAAACAAAATAAAGCCACTACAAAAAGTATCTTTGGTGATTATATACATACTTATAAGTTTGACGAGGCAGTAGAGGATAAGATTGTCTTAGACCTTTGTTATGAAGCTAGGGATGTTGACCAAGAAATATATGCTAAGGATAAAGTTGATAAGTATTTTGAAGTTAAAACAAAGAACTTAAACAACTATCAAAGAAGTCTTTTGAAGCAAAAATGGGCAACTATGCAAAGGCTTCACAGTTCCCGTTCACGCCATGAGAAAATTGTTAAAGACATTGTGTTTGATTTTGATGTTAAGCAACGCTTAAGCTCAGGGCGTGGAAATGCAATGCTTGTTGCTAGTAGTATCTATGAGGCTACAAAGTATTATGATGAGTTTGAGAAAACGCCACTAAAAGGTAAATGTGCCGTAATTACTTCTTATCAACCAAGTAAGAAAGACTTAAAGAATGAAGATACTGGAGCAAATACAGAAACAGAGAAAACATATCTATTTAATAAGTACACTGAGATTCTAGATGGTAAGAAGACCAGTAAGTATGAAAGTGAGATGAAAGAGAAGTTCATTGAAAAACCAAGTGAAATGAGGCTTCTTATTGTCGTAGATAAACTTCTTACTGGATTTGATGCACCATCTTGCTCTTATCTATATATTGATAAATCAATGCAAGACCATGGGCTATTTCAAGCAATTTGTCGTGTAAATAGACTTGATACTGATGATAAAGACTATGGTTTTATCGTAGACTTTAGAGACCTATTTAATAGCGTTAAAGGTGCGATTAAGGTTTATACTTCTGAAGTCGATGAAGAATGTGGTGATGGGCCTTCTATTCATGAAAGACTTGAGAAGGCCAAGAAACGATTAGATGAGGCTCTTGAGAAAGCAAAGCTTCTCTGTGAAGGTGTCGAGCCTCCCAAAAGTGCTCTTGAGTACCAATTATACTTTTGTGGTAATCCTGACGACCCTAAAGAACTTAAGGCAACAGAAGTCAGAAGGATATATCTATATAAAGCAGTAACGGCACTCACAAGAGCATATAGTTCAATTTCGGGTGAGTTATTAGATGCTGGTTACTCAATAGAAGAAATTAAAGAGATTGAAGATGATGTTAATTTCTTCTTAAAACTCAAAAACGAAATTAAGAGAGCAAGTGGTGAGACTCTTGACTTGAAGAGTTATGAAGCTGATATGAGGCATCTGATGGATAACTATATCGAGGCTAAGGAGCCAGAAGTTATATCTCCTTTCAGTGATATGTCTCTTTTGACTCTAATTAAGAAATTAGGGATTAAGGAAGCATTGGAGCAATATGGTGAAAAGCGAGCGAATGCAGCTTCTACAGTTCTAAGGAATGTAAGAAAGAAACTAGTCGATGATATGGCTTTGGACCAGTCTTTCTATGAAAAGATGTCTAAAATTCTTGATGAGCTAGTTCAAAAACGAAAAGAAGATGCAATTACTTATGAAGCTTATTTACAAAAACTAGCAGATATTGCAAGTACTGTTGAAGATGGCCGTGAGGACGATGTTCCAAGTGAAATAAAGTCTAAAGGACAAGTTGCCCTATATAACAATCTAAATAATGACGTAGAACTTGCACTTAAAATTGATTCAACTGTGAAATCAACAGCTCCTCATAAATGGAGGGGAAATGTTGCAGCTGAGCAAAAAGTAATGAAGGCCATCTGGGAAGTTGTCCAAGATGATGAATTGCTTGAAAAGGTTTTCGGGATTATTAAAGCAAATGAAGAGTATTAA
- a CDS encoding HNH endonuclease signature motif containing protein, with product MKYLEEAKNERGPLNKFLKIYKEDLGIKKCSYCEKEANTIDHVYPWKYAKRDEFWNMLPSCKSCNSKKSDKILSISKEKK from the coding sequence ATTAAGTATCTTGAAGAAGCAAAGAATGAGAGAGGACCGCTTAATAAGTTCTTAAAGATATACAAAGAAGATTTAGGAATTAAGAAGTGTAGCTACTGTGAAAAAGAAGCGAATACAATTGATCACGTCTACCCTTGGAAATATGCTAAAAGAGATGAGTTCTGGAATATGCTCCCATCTTGCAAGAGCTGTAACTCTAAAAAGAGTGATAAGATCCTTTCAATATCAAAAGAAAAAAAATAG
- a CDS encoding restriction endonuclease subunit S has protein sequence MEIANNWKELTLSSVATLKARIGWQALRKDEYLRRGEFTLVTGTDFKDGFVNWKSCSYVDKARFSMDKNIQLKENDVLVTKDGTIGKVAIVRGINKPATLNSGVFVIRSTSKDLSQEYLYLIFKSPYFKSYLSRITAGSTITHLYQKDFVYFNFPVPDIHEQKRFVSVFSNIDNLIHKTTKILEKKKNIKQGLMQELLTGKRRLPEFTKNWDGKYKKTDVGNIPIDWDINCLKSFCTFFNGQAHEKFIDKMGKYKLINSKFISTEGGVYKNTNTCIQPLSKGDVVIVMSDIPNGKALAKTFFVESDEKYTLNQRIGGIRARGCFDKFLYYILNRNSYYLSFDSGTGQTNLRKENVLECPIVLPEKIEEQKAICAVLDEANLEIATLSKKLGKYKKIKDGMMQTLLTGEIRLV, from the coding sequence ATGGAAATAGCCAATAATTGGAAGGAGCTTACATTATCTTCAGTTGCTACATTAAAAGCTAGGATTGGTTGGCAAGCACTCAGGAAAGATGAATATTTAAGAAGAGGAGAATTTACCTTAGTTACTGGCACAGATTTCAAGGATGGATTTGTAAATTGGAAAAGTTGCTCTTATGTTGATAAGGCTAGATTCTCTATGGATAAGAATATTCAGCTGAAAGAGAATGATGTTCTTGTTACAAAAGATGGTACGATAGGTAAGGTTGCAATTGTTAGAGGAATAAACAAACCTGCGACATTAAATAGTGGTGTTTTCGTAATCAGGTCCACTTCAAAAGATTTGTCACAGGAGTATTTGTATTTAATATTTAAAAGTCCATACTTCAAATCATACCTTAGCCGTATTACAGCTGGCTCAACAATTACACATTTATATCAAAAAGATTTTGTGTACTTTAACTTTCCAGTCCCTGACATCCATGAGCAAAAACGATTTGTTTCGGTGTTTAGCAATATTGATAATTTGATACATAAAACGACTAAAATCTTAGAAAAAAAGAAAAACATCAAACAAGGTCTAATGCAGGAACTCTTAACTGGAAAAAGACGTCTTCCTGAGTTTACTAAAAATTGGGATGGGAAATATAAGAAGACTGATGTGGGTAATATCCCAATCGATTGGGATATAAATTGTCTCAAGAGTTTCTGTACATTCTTTAACGGCCAGGCCCATGAGAAGTTTATAGATAAAATGGGTAAATACAAACTTATAAATTCAAAGTTTATATCAACAGAGGGTGGTGTTTATAAAAATACGAATACTTGTATTCAGCCATTAAGTAAAGGTGATGTCGTAATTGTGATGAGTGATATACCGAATGGGAAAGCACTTGCTAAAACTTTCTTTGTTGAAAGTGATGAGAAGTACACTTTGAACCAGCGAATTGGTGGAATACGGGCTCGCGGTTGTTTTGATAAGTTTTTGTATTATATCTTAAATAGAAATAGTTATTATTTATCTTTCGATAGCGGAACTGGCCAAACAAATTTAAGAAAGGAAAATGTTCTAGAATGTCCTATTGTCTTGCCAGAAAAAATTGAAGAGCAAAAAGCAATTTGTGCAGTTCTAGATGAAGCCAATTTGGAGATAGCTACATTGTCAAAAAAACTTGGGAAATATAAAAAAATCAAAGATGGAATGATGCAAACACTCCTTACTGGAGAGATAAGGTTAGTATAA
- a CDS encoding type II TA system antitoxin MqsA family protein, translated as MKCPICNSGKIVSQKESFTTPYKASNGDDLVVPNVLVQSCKDCEETWIEAAESKRVGKWIAKERFTPLSREEIKRLRESLPVGTKTELAELLCLNEKAFVKWEKGYNEPNKANDLLLRLIARSRDNFDFVKSLHKKNFKFDASDYFWLQVNEEESDISSADYLSYSYSSVEGTFLSVDSRVQVDSVYDDYSVESSESDFKQPKAA; from the coding sequence ATGAAATGCCCAATATGTAATAGTGGAAAGATAGTAAGTCAAAAAGAGTCATTTACTACACCTTATAAAGCTAGTAATGGAGATGATCTTGTTGTGCCAAATGTTTTAGTTCAGTCATGTAAAGATTGTGAGGAAACTTGGATTGAAGCTGCGGAAAGCAAGAGAGTTGGAAAGTGGATTGCAAAAGAAAGGTTTACTCCATTATCAAGAGAAGAAATAAAAAGATTAAGAGAGTCGCTCCCTGTAGGGACTAAGACCGAGTTGGCTGAGTTGTTATGCCTAAATGAGAAGGCCTTCGTTAAGTGGGAGAAGGGCTATAATGAGCCGAATAAGGCAAATGATTTATTACTAAGGCTTATTGCAAGAAGTAGGGACAATTTTGACTTTGTAAAAAGTCTTCATAAGAAAAATTTTAAATTTGATGCTAGTGACTACTTTTGGTTACAGGTGAATGAAGAGGAGAGTGATATCTCTAGCGCTGATTATTTATCATATAGTTACAGTAGTGTTGAGGGAACATTTTTGTCTGTAGACTCTCGCGTGCAAGTCGACTCTGTATATGATGACTATTCTGTTGAATCTAGTGAGTCTGACTTTAAGCAACCGAAGGCTGCATAA
- a CDS encoding endonuclease NucS domain-containing protein: MSDKRYFRVMLGRGSAFSELCYKENFIGTDFGIEQDLKNELPENWRDFNKKYIPVFMKNRPDKSKVAAGLACGALWTVSKGISEGDIVLSPKGDGQYLVGEVIGEYFWKENEELPHRRNIKWYPETISRSDMSQELKNSSGSISTTCNLTKYQVELEQLLKGNSPAKIITTDETIEDPTTFVMEKHLEDFLVRNWSQTELGKDYDIFEEEGELIGQQLQTDTGPLDILAISKDKKELLVIELKKGRASDSVVGQVQRYMGYVMEELADEGQSVRGIIIALDDDLRIKRALSVTNNIEFYRYQVSFNLQKSE; the protein is encoded by the coding sequence ATGAGCGATAAAAGATATTTTAGAGTTATGCTCGGAAGAGGAAGTGCCTTTTCTGAACTTTGCTATAAAGAGAACTTCATAGGAACCGATTTTGGAATTGAGCAAGACCTAAAAAATGAACTTCCTGAAAATTGGAGAGATTTTAACAAAAAGTATATTCCCGTATTTATGAAAAATAGGCCAGATAAGTCTAAAGTAGCAGCAGGCTTAGCTTGTGGTGCTCTTTGGACAGTTTCAAAAGGTATAAGTGAAGGAGATATTGTTCTTTCACCTAAAGGTGATGGCCAATACCTTGTAGGTGAAGTTATTGGAGAATATTTCTGGAAGGAAAATGAGGAATTACCTCATAGAAGAAATATAAAGTGGTACCCAGAGACAATCTCACGGTCTGATATGAGTCAAGAACTTAAGAATTCGTCTGGTTCAATTAGTACAACATGTAACCTAACAAAGTATCAGGTTGAACTTGAACAGTTATTAAAGGGAAATAGCCCCGCAAAGATAATAACAACAGATGAAACGATTGAAGACCCGACTACCTTTGTTATGGAGAAACACTTAGAGGACTTCCTTGTTCGAAATTGGTCTCAAACTGAGTTAGGTAAAGATTATGATATTTTTGAAGAAGAAGGGGAGTTAATAGGGCAACAACTCCAAACAGATACTGGACCTTTAGATATACTAGCTATCAGTAAAGACAAGAAAGAACTTCTCGTAATTGAACTTAAAAAAGGCCGTGCTAGTGATTCAGTAGTTGGTCAAGTCCAGAGATATATGGGTTATGTAATGGAAGAATTGGCAGATGAGGGACAATCAGTGAGAGGTATTATCATTGCACTAGATGACGACCTTAGGATTAAGAGAGCGTTGTCAGTAACAAATAATATAGAGTTTTATCGGTACCAGGTAAGCTTTAACCTACAGAAGTCAGAATAA
- a CDS encoding type I restriction-modification system subunit M → MAIKKSDLYQRIWASCDALRGGMDASQYKDYVLTMLFIKYVSDKAKGDKFPEIKVPKGASFDDMLEFRNKSDIGDLINKKVIGKIDKENELGGILIKVDFNNPELLGTGKEMVDRLTELVNIFHSDDLDFSKNKADGDDVLGDAYEYLMKHFATQSGKSKGQFYTPSEVSRILAKVIGVTPKNVKANTTVYDPTCGSGSLLLKVAAETNNKVTLYGQEKDVSTAGLAKMNMVLHQNAVALKNIMYGNTLSDPKHKTNGELTQFDYVVANPPFSDKVWSTGLTPSSDEHGRFQDFGCPPDKNGDYAYLLHILRSLKSKGKGAVILPHGVLFRGNAEEDIRENLVKRGYIKAIIGLPANLFFGTGIPACIIVLDKEDADKREGIFMIDAGKGFVKDGNKNKLQEKDIHKIVDAYQKKEDIPGFSRFVENKEIEENEYNLNIPRFIESTDEEIKQDIEAHLLGGIPTRDVNQFEDFWKECPGIKKELFAKSAREGYYDLKIDKNQIRQTIFEHIEFKEFSSKSHASFEKWIEQSKKKLEKFKEGEHPKELIFEISEELLEAFPKEGLINKYNVYQSLMTYWEEEMQDDVYAISADSWKVAQEFKRLKTDKGKEKKGIDGIEGIIIPPMLLAKVKLGDLVSQVDEKSEELEKLNQEMLEVISENSGDEAIFDDIDEGKVPGAKYFKSKLDEVKLIVFSTLFKDKSNKLEAIKNEKQELLDEIVELDSNDANGEGYLDDKVRNKKGVLSISSVGKLVKSEYEVTGKAQLDGSWVKSKKDKLFYSLITKNNEIKDLDKEFKAIVSEMSESFTKMSDVSGEEVDNLKIVEDLCSEKSRYDELKKEKDGLENTLETRIQEEYPKLSERDIKLIVIEKKWLEFLSEQFEGEIEKVSYELDEGIQSLVERYESTLPSLLESVGSLEKSVFSDLESMGFSWK, encoded by the coding sequence ATGGCAATTAAGAAGAGTGATTTATATCAAAGGATTTGGGCAAGTTGTGATGCTCTAAGAGGTGGAATGGATGCTAGTCAATATAAAGACTATGTCCTAACGATGTTATTCATTAAGTATGTTTCTGATAAAGCTAAAGGAGATAAGTTTCCTGAGATTAAGGTGCCTAAAGGTGCAAGCTTTGATGACATGCTAGAGTTTAGAAATAAGTCAGACATTGGCGACCTAATAAATAAGAAAGTTATTGGGAAAATAGATAAAGAAAATGAGTTAGGTGGTATTTTAATTAAAGTTGATTTTAACAATCCTGAGTTACTTGGAACAGGCAAGGAGATGGTTGATAGACTGACTGAGCTTGTTAATATCTTCCATAGTGATGACTTAGACTTTTCAAAAAATAAAGCTGATGGTGATGATGTATTAGGTGATGCTTATGAATACCTAATGAAGCACTTTGCCACACAGAGTGGTAAGAGTAAGGGGCAGTTCTATACACCTTCAGAAGTCAGTAGAATTCTTGCAAAAGTAATTGGTGTCACACCTAAAAATGTTAAGGCCAATACAACTGTATATGACCCGACATGTGGTTCTGGTTCTCTTCTTTTAAAAGTAGCAGCTGAAACCAATAATAAAGTAACTTTGTACGGGCAAGAAAAGGATGTTTCTACAGCTGGTCTGGCAAAGATGAATATGGTTCTCCATCAAAATGCAGTGGCTCTAAAAAACATTATGTATGGAAACACTCTTTCAGACCCAAAACATAAAACTAATGGAGAGTTAACACAATTCGACTATGTTGTGGCCAATCCTCCTTTTTCAGATAAAGTTTGGTCAACAGGTTTAACTCCAAGTTCTGATGAGCATGGAAGATTTCAAGACTTTGGTTGTCCTCCAGATAAGAATGGAGATTATGCTTATCTTCTTCATATCCTTCGTTCCTTAAAATCAAAAGGTAAGGGAGCCGTTATTCTTCCTCATGGAGTCTTATTTAGAGGTAATGCGGAAGAAGATATAAGAGAGAACCTTGTTAAAAGAGGCTATATAAAGGCCATTATTGGTCTTCCAGCAAACCTTTTCTTTGGAACTGGTATTCCCGCTTGTATCATCGTTTTAGATAAAGAAGATGCAGACAAGCGTGAAGGTATCTTTATGATTGATGCCGGAAAGGGATTTGTTAAGGACGGTAACAAGAATAAGCTTCAAGAAAAAGACATTCATAAGATTGTTGATGCCTATCAGAAGAAAGAAGATATTCCAGGTTTCTCTAGATTCGTAGAAAACAAAGAAATTGAAGAGAATGAGTATAACTTAAATATACCTAGGTTTATTGAATCAACTGATGAGGAAATTAAGCAGGATATTGAAGCACACCTTCTTGGAGGTATTCCTACTCGTGATGTTAATCAGTTCGAAGACTTCTGGAAGGAATGTCCTGGTATCAAGAAAGAACTCTTTGCGAAGTCAGCAAGGGAAGGCTATTACGATTTAAAAATTGATAAGAATCAGATTAGACAAACGATTTTTGAACATATTGAATTTAAAGAGTTTTCATCCAAATCTCATGCTTCTTTTGAAAAATGGATTGAGCAGTCTAAGAAAAAGCTTGAGAAGTTTAAAGAGGGAGAGCACCCAAAAGAGTTAATCTTCGAAATCTCAGAGGAGTTGCTTGAAGCATTTCCTAAAGAAGGTTTGATTAATAAATACAACGTGTATCAAAGCCTGATGACCTATTGGGAAGAAGAAATGCAAGATGATGTTTATGCAATTTCAGCAGATTCATGGAAGGTGGCCCAGGAGTTTAAAAGATTAAAAACAGATAAAGGAAAAGAGAAGAAAGGTATTGATGGTATTGAAGGAATAATAATTCCGCCAATGTTGCTGGCCAAAGTTAAGCTTGGCGATTTAGTTAGCCAAGTTGATGAAAAATCGGAGGAACTTGAAAAGCTTAATCAAGAAATGCTTGAAGTCATCTCTGAAAACTCAGGGGATGAAGCAATTTTCGATGATATTGATGAAGGAAAAGTTCCGGGAGCAAAGTATTTCAAGTCTAAGCTTGATGAAGTGAAGCTCATTGTATTCTCAACACTATTTAAAGATAAATCTAATAAACTAGAAGCAATCAAAAATGAGAAACAAGAATTGTTAGATGAGATTGTTGAACTAGACTCGAATGATGCGAATGGAGAAGGCTACCTTGATGACAAGGTTAGAAATAAGAAAGGTGTTCTCTCTATTTCAAGTGTCGGAAAGCTTGTTAAGTCTGAGTATGAAGTTACAGGCAAGGCCCAATTAGATGGTAGTTGGGTAAAAAGCAAGAAGGATAAGCTATTCTATTCACTAATTACTAAGAATAATGAAATTAAGGATTTAGACAAAGAGTTTAAAGCAATTGTAAGTGAAATGAGTGAATCATTCACTAAGATGAGTGACGTTTCAGGTGAAGAAGTTGATAACTTGAAGATAGTTGAAGATTTGTGCTCTGAGAAATCTCGCTATGATGAACTTAAGAAAGAAAAAGATGGGCTAGAAAATACACTCGAAACTAGAATTCAAGAAGAATATCCCAAGCTTTCAGAGAGAGACATTAAGCTTATTGTTATCGAAAAGAAATGGTTAGAGTTTTTATCTGAGCAATTCGAAGGTGAAATTGAAAAAGTTAGTTATGAGCTAGATGAAGGTATTCAGTCTTTAGTTGAGAGGTATGAATCAACTTTGCCAAGCTTGCTTGAATCAGTAGGTAGTCTTGAAAAGTCTGTTTTTTCGGATTTAGAATCTATGGGGTTTTCATGGAAATAG
- a CDS encoding SprT family zinc-dependent metalloprotease — MSEIIKLGEIEVQVTFKKIKNIHLSVMPPNGDVTVSAPERIDLDMIRMYCISRLGWIKKERKPFLEQERETPREFIYNESHYLFGRRYKLDIIEAYSDVPYIVKHSQIVLYVKKNSTLEDRQKVMEACYRIELKRVLDELVDKWKSIIGVELHEYKIKKMSTKWGSCNQKDKRLWFSLELAKKPVECVEYVVAHELIHLIERSHNNRFFELLDKHFPRWAKYKDELNELPLGNL, encoded by the coding sequence ATGAGTGAAATTATCAAGCTTGGAGAAATTGAAGTCCAAGTAACATTTAAAAAGATTAAGAATATCCATCTAAGTGTTATGCCACCCAATGGAGATGTAACAGTATCTGCTCCAGAGAGAATAGATTTAGATATGATTAGAATGTACTGCATCTCAAGGCTAGGGTGGATAAAGAAAGAGAGAAAACCTTTTTTAGAGCAAGAAAGAGAGACTCCAAGAGAATTTATCTACAATGAATCTCATTATCTTTTTGGTAGAAGATATAAGCTTGATATTATTGAGGCGTATTCTGATGTTCCGTATATCGTTAAACATAGCCAAATTGTTTTATATGTAAAGAAGAACTCTACTCTTGAAGACAGACAGAAGGTCATGGAGGCTTGTTATCGTATTGAACTAAAAAGAGTTCTCGATGAGCTTGTTGATAAATGGAAGTCTATCATTGGTGTGGAATTACATGAGTACAAGATTAAGAAAATGAGTACAAAGTGGGGGTCTTGTAATCAGAAAGATAAAAGACTTTGGTTTAGCTTAGAGTTGGCCAAGAAGCCTGTAGAGTGTGTTGAGTATGTTGTGGCTCATGAGTTGATTCATCTAATTGAAAGAAGTCATAATAATAGGTTTTTTGAACTATTAGATAAACACTTTCCAAGATGGGCCAAGTATAAAGATGAATTGAATGAACTACCACTTGGTAATTTATAA
- a CDS encoding helix-turn-helix domain-containing protein, with protein sequence MEQPERWLSVMEIAEHLGISKETVYRWLDKGKIPSNKVGKQWKFKISEVDEWVKSGGAVDNND encoded by the coding sequence ATGGAACAACCGGAAAGATGGCTGTCAGTGATGGAAATCGCTGAGCATCTAGGCATTTCTAAAGAGACCGTTTACCGCTGGCTTGATAAGGGAAAGATTCCTTCAAACAAAGTCGGCAAACAATGGAAATTCAAAATTAGTGAAGTAGATGAATGGGTCAAGTCCGGTGGGGCTGTAGATAATAACGATTAG